Proteins from a single region of Drosophila willistoni isolate 14030-0811.24 unplaced genomic scaffold, UCI_dwil_1.1 Seg569, whole genome shotgun sequence:
- the LOC124461627 gene encoding uncharacterized protein LOC124461627, protein MPNTEAKETVHNEEVKTPKGMLQEFESLFVLAELDLCHITKSDVKEVKQLIHSYVPQPSKKSPVEMKCPVYERPRRLSFVDKGIVDSTVEKLLTGVEMRANSFPELQELLEEEAIEELEAQHNMERIQEENRKSYNKKRKKGGERI, encoded by the exons atGCCAAACACAGAAGCGAAAGAAACTGTACACAATGAAGAAGTGAAAACTCCGAAGGGTATGTTACAGGAATTTGAGAGTTTGTTTGTATTAGCTGAATTAGATTTGTGCCATATAACTAAATCGGACGTCAAAGAAGTCAAGCAGCTTATTCACAGTTATGTACCACAACCGTCAAAGAAGAGTCCAGTCGAAATGAAATGCCCAGTATACGAACGGCCGAGGCGTTTATCTTTCGTTGATAAAGGTATTGTGGACTCAACagtagaaaaattattaaccgGGGTTGAGATGAGGGCTAATAGTTTCCCTGAGTTACAAGAACTTTTGGAAGAGGAAGCCATAGAAGAGCTGGAAGCTCAGCATAATATGGAGAGAATCCAAGAGGAAAATCGTAAAAGTTATaacaaaaaacgcaaaaag GGTGGTGAAAGAATATGA